TCCTGGAGCTCCAGCGCGAAGGCAAAGCCAGGATGCAGGTTGCGGACTTCCTGCGCGGCGTGCCGCTGAAGGCGGGCGCGAGGTTCAACTAGCCAACTCGTCATGCACGGGCTTGACCCGCGTATCCATCTTCAAACAAAACTCTTTCCCAGGCGATGGATTGCCGGGGCAAGCCCGGCAATGACACCGGACAAAATCGGAAGCGATGCCCCGCTACAAGCTCACCATCGAATATGACGGCGCGCCCTTCTGCGGCTGGCAGGTGCAGGAGACGCTGCCCTCGGTGCAGGGCGCGCTGGAGACGGCCGTGAAGGCGATGACCGGCGCGGATGCGCGGGTGCATGGCGCCGGCCGCACCGACGCAGGCGTGCACGCGCTCGGCCAGGTCGCGCATGTCGACATCGGCAAGCAGTTTGCGCCGGACCGTTTTCGCGACGGGCTGAACGCGCATTTGCGGCCGCATCCGGTCGCGGTGCTCGAGGCCGAGATCGTCCCTGACACCTTCGAGGCGCGTTTCTCGGCCATCAAGCGCCATTACCGCTACCGCATCGTCAACACCCGCGCCAATCTCGCCCTCGACGTCGGCCACGCCTGGCGCGTGCCGCGCCGGCTCGATAGCGACGCGATGCATGCGGCGGCACAACGCCTGCTCGGCAAGCACGATTTCACGACGTTCCGCGATACCGAGTGCCAGGCCAAATCGCCGGAGAAGACGCTCGACCAGCTCGACGTCGTGCGCGACGGCCGCGAGATCACGATCCTCACCTCGGCGCGCTCGTTCCTGCACAGCCAGGTGCGCTCGATGGTGGGCTCGCTGGTCTGGGTCGGCGAGGGACGCTGGAGCGCCGACGATCTCTCCGCGGCACTCGCCGCGCGCAACCGCGCCGCCTGCGGTATCGTCGCCCCGCCGGAGGGGCTCTATCTGGTGAAGGTGAATTATTAGAAACTGATGCCGCTCCCTGGCGTCATGGCCGGGCTTGTCCCGGCCATCCACGTGCGCCAACATGCGATCATGCATGGTGGATGGGTCTACATCCTTGCGAGTGCGCCCAACGGCATTTTGTATGTCGGTGTGACGAGTGACATTATTCGCCGCATCTACGAGCATCGAAATGGGCTCGTGCCCGGCTTCACCAAGAAGTACGGCGTCAAGCTGCTCGTCTATTTCGAGCGCTATGAAGACATCCAAACCGCGATCCAGCGCGAGCACAACATCAAGCACTGGTCACGGACATGGAAGGTCAGGCTGATCCTCAGGGACAATCCCGAATGGAAGGATCTCTATGACACGATCGTCCAGTAAGACGTGCCGAGTTTTCGCCACATCGTCATGGCCGGGCTTGTCCCGGCCATCCACGATCTGCCAGACGCGCCGAAGAACGTGGATGCCCGGGACAAGCCCGGGCATGACGGCGGAGAATAAAGCGGCAGTAGTGGCTCAAGCGAAATACCGCGCTAAAATCCCGCGATACACCTTGGTCAGCTTCTCCATATCCGTCACCGGCACGCGCTCGTCGACCTGGTGCATGGTCTGGCCGACCAGGCCGAACTCGATCACCGGGCAATAGCTGGAGATGAAGCGCGCATCCGAGGTGCCGCCCGATGTCGACAGCTCCGGCTTGCGGCCCGTCACCTCCTCGATCGCGGACACCGCGAGATCGGTGAACGGGCCGGGCTTGGTCACGAACACGTTCGAGTTCGAGGGCTCCCAGACG
This genomic stretch from Bradyrhizobium sp. CCGB12 harbors:
- the truA gene encoding tRNA pseudouridine(38-40) synthase TruA, whose amino-acid sequence is MPRYKLTIEYDGAPFCGWQVQETLPSVQGALETAVKAMTGADARVHGAGRTDAGVHALGQVAHVDIGKQFAPDRFRDGLNAHLRPHPVAVLEAEIVPDTFEARFSAIKRHYRYRIVNTRANLALDVGHAWRVPRRLDSDAMHAAAQRLLGKHDFTTFRDTECQAKSPEKTLDQLDVVRDGREITILTSARSFLHSQVRSMVGSLVWVGEGRWSADDLSAALAARNRAACGIVAPPEGLYLVKVNY
- a CDS encoding GIY-YIG nuclease family protein encodes the protein MAGLVPAIHVRQHAIMHGGWVYILASAPNGILYVGVTSDIIRRIYEHRNGLVPGFTKKYGVKLLVYFERYEDIQTAIQREHNIKHWSRTWKVRLILRDNPEWKDLYDTIVQ